The genomic window GAGGCCGGGGACGGGGCCGAGGCGATCGAGGTCCTGCGGTCCACCGCCGTCGACGTGGTGCTGATGGACGTCCGCATGCCGAGGCTCGACGGCGTCGAGGCGACCCGGCGCATCTGCGCGGCCGAGGACCCGCCCAAGGTGCTGATCCTGACGACCTTCGACCTGGACGAGTACGCCTTCTCCGGTCTGAAGGCCGGGGCGGGCGGCTTCATGCTGAAGGACGTGCCGCCCGCCGAACTGCTCTCCGCGATCCGCTCGGTGCACAGTGGCGACGCCGTGGTCGCACCGTCCACGACGCGCCGGCTCCTGGACCGCTTCTCGCCGATGCTGCCGAGCAGCACGAAGGAGCCCCAGCACAAGGCCGTCGAGAAGCTGACGGGGCGCGAGCGCGAGGTGATGCTGCTGGTGGCCCAGGGCCTGTCGAACGGGGAGATCGCCGGCCGCCTGGTGCTCTCCGAGGCGACGGTCAAGACGCACGTCGGGCGGATCCTCACCAAGCTGGCCCTGCGCGACCGCGTCCAGGTGGTCGTCCTCGCCTACGAGACGGGGCTGGTCAGGGCCGGCGGCACGGGCTGACCCCGGCGGTCACCGCAGTACGCCCTCCAGGAAGTCGCTGCCCAGCCGGGCCACGACGGTGAGGTCCAGCGAGTGCAGCACATACCGGCCGCGCCGTCGGGTGGTGGCCAGCCCCGCCTTCTTGAGCGCACCGAGGTGGCGGGAGACCTCGGGCGGCGTGATGCCGAGGGAGTCGGCGAGTTCGCCCGTGGTGTACGGCGAACGGGCCAGGTTGCGGCAGATCCGCATCCGCACGGGGTGGGCCAGCGCCTCCAGCCGGAGCCGGAGCAGCTCGACGGAGGCGGGGGAGGGCAGTTCGGGGCGGTGGACCGGGTAGTGGATCACCGGGCGCCAGCCGGGGGCGTGCAGCACCATCAGGTGAGGCCAGCCGAAGCTGGTCGGGATGAGGGTGAGACCGGTTCCCGCGGCGGACCCCGTGGCGTCGGTCCGGCCCGTGGACAGCTTGTCGGCGCTGATCCTGCCGGCCTCCTCGTCGAGCGACAGGGCCGCCGAGACCGCGCCCAGGGCCGCGCCGAGGCCCTTGCGCCGCAGCACCTCGGTCTTGTGCCGGGCGTCGGCGGCCAGCTGGACCTGGGCGCGCTGCCAGGTGTCGGCGAAGAAGGCCTCGTCGCAGTCCTCGAAGAGGCGCCTGACCCATGTGCGTACGGGAGCGGGGTCGGCCAGCAGCTGCCGGGTGAAGTCCAGCTGCTCCGGTCCCCTGGCCGTCGCCATCTCGAGCGCCCGCGACCGCGTCCCGGCGTCGGTGAGGGGCGAGGGCGCCCCCGTGTCGTAGAGGCTCGAACAGGTGAACTCCAGGGCGGCCGAGACGAACCGCTCGTCGTCGAGCCTGTCCAGGATGTCCAGGTCCTCGGCGAGGGTCGACCCGGTCCTGCCGTCCCCGCCCCGGACGCCGGCGAAGGGCATGAAGATGTCGGAGAAGGTGTTCCGCCACAGGAACTCCGCCTCGTGCAGCCGGTCCGCGAGGTCCGGTTCCAGGGCCGCCGCCGTCGCCGTCGTCCAGCCGTGGAGGCCGGGGTGATGTCCCGGCTCCGACAGGGCGTGCAGGGCGAGCCCCAGCTCGGCGAGGGGCGAGATCTCGAAGGTTATGCGCTCGGGCGGCAGGCCCGCGATGTCGATGTGCACGCTCACCCCTCCATAGTGCGGGGTGAGCGGCGGGGATCCGGCGTCACTTGACGGCGGCCGTCAATCCACGGGCGGACCCGTCCGACCGGGGTCAGGCTGGATGCATGGACAGCGTTCAGCAGCACATGCTCGACAGCTACCGCGCCGCGACGCACGGGCTGAGGCCTCCCCCGCCGCCCGGCCGGCACGACGGGGAGGTCCTGCGCGCGATCAGCAGACGTATCCGCGTCTGGGCCGCGGCCCACCGGCCGCCCTACGCCTGAGAGCCTGTCGGGTGGCCTTCGATCAGAGGTCACCCGACAGGCCCTGAGACCCGACGTCCCCCGGGACGGGCCCGTCCTGCGCCTGGGCGGCGGCCGTTTCCCGCAGGCGTACGGCGAAGTCCGCCACCGCCTCGCGTACGTCGCCCGCCGTCCACTCCAGCCCCGGCGCCGCGACCGTGACCTCGGTGAACGAGAGCCCGGGCGGTCCCGCCGGGGCGGGGAACCAGCGGCGGAAGAGGGTCGTGCCCGTCTCCTCGGCCTGCCGCACCGATGCCTCGTCCAGTACGTCGGGGGCGTACGGCAGCCAGACCTGGAACTGGTGCGTGTGGGGCGGCCGGGGGTGCACCCGGGACCACGGCACCGCCGACTCGGCGAAGCCGTCCGCGAGTGCTCCGGCGACGACCTTCGCGTGCGCCACGTACGACGGAAGCCTCGGCAGCTCCCGCTCCAGGCCCAGCAGCGCGGAGAGGGCCGCCGGGTGCTGCTGGAAGAGCTGCCCGCCGTACCGGTGGCGCCAGGTCCGTGCCTCGTCGACCAGGGACTCGGAGCCGGCGAGCACCGCGCCGGACAGCCCGTCCAGGGACTTGTAGAACGACAGGTACACGCTGTCGGCGAGCGCGGCCACGTCCTGCAGTCCCCGCCCGAAGTGCTCGGTGCACTCCCACAGCCGGGCCCCGTCCAGGTGTACCACCGCGTCGCGTTCGCGCGCGGCGGCCACGACGGCCTCCAGCTCCTCCCAGGCGGGCAGGACGAAGCCGGCGTCGCGCAGCGGAAGCTCCAGCATCAGGGTGCCGAACGGCTCGGGGAAGCCGCGCACGTCCTCCGCGGTCATCTGGCGGGGGCCGGTCACCGGGTGCACCGTGCGCAGTCCGCTCACCGAGGTGAGCGCGCCCCGCTCGTGCACCTCGGGGTGGGACAGCGGATGCAGCGCCACGACCGGACTGCCGGTGCGCGCCGCCCAGCAGCGGAGCGCGACCTGCTGGGCCATCGTCCCGGTCGGGAAGAACGCGGCGGCCTCCATGCCGAGCAGGTCGGCGGTGCGCCGCTCGACCTCGGCGACCACCCCGTCGCCGTACACGTCCGTCCACTCGTCCAGGTCGTGGACCGTGCCGGCGTCGGCTGCGAGTGCGGTCAGCCGCTCGGCCAGGGTGTGGTCCGCGGACGCCCGCGCCAGGACCTTTCCGGACGCCCGCCAGGCGGCCAGCCTGCGGTGCCGCTGCTTCTGCTCATCGGTGGCTCCCATGGGACGATCATCACCCGGACCGCAGGCCAGGCCCACTCCGGGTCCCCGTGCCCCGCCAGAAGTTATCCACAGGATGTGGACGACCGTGGGGTGAACCGGAACGCTGGCGTAGCATTCAGAGGAATCGTCCGGTACCCCCCGCGGACTGGAACGGAAGGCCTTAGCCGCGTGAACGCATCAGATTCCAAGGAATCCCTCGACGCGAGGGACCGCCCCGCACGCCTCACCGTCGGCGTGGTCGGCGCGGGCAGGGTCGGGCCCGCCCTCGCCGCCTCCCTGCAGCTCGCCGGGCACCGTCCGGTCGCCGTGTCGGGCGTGTCCGACGCCTCGGTGCGACGGGCCGGCGCGCTGCTCCCCGACGTCCCGCTGGTGACGCCCGCCGAGGTCCTCGCGCGGGCCGAGCTCGTCCTGCTGACCGTCCCGGACGACGCGCTGCCCGGCCTGGTCGAAGGTCTCGCCGAGACAGGCGCCGTGCGGCCGGGCCAGCTCATCGTCCACACCTCCGGGCGTTACGGGACCCGGGTCCTCGACCCCGCCCTGCGGGCGGGCGCCCTCCCGCTCGCGCTGCACCCCGCGATGACCTTCACCGGCAGCCCCGTCGACGTCCAGCGCCTGGCCGGCTGCTCCTTCGGTGTCACCGCCCCCGAGGAGCTCAGGCTCGCAGCCGAGGCGCTCGTCATCGAGATGGGCGGCGAGCCCGAGTGGATCGC from Streptomyces sp. NBC_01341 includes these protein-coding regions:
- a CDS encoding helix-turn-helix domain-containing protein; translated protein: MHIDIAGLPPERITFEISPLAELGLALHALSEPGHHPGLHGWTTATAAALEPDLADRLHEAEFLWRNTFSDIFMPFAGVRGGDGRTGSTLAEDLDILDRLDDERFVSAALEFTCSSLYDTGAPSPLTDAGTRSRALEMATARGPEQLDFTRQLLADPAPVRTWVRRLFEDCDEAFFADTWQRAQVQLAADARHKTEVLRRKGLGAALGAVSAALSLDEEAGRISADKLSTGRTDATGSAAGTGLTLIPTSFGWPHLMVLHAPGWRPVIHYPVHRPELPSPASVELLRLRLEALAHPVRMRICRNLARSPYTTGELADSLGITPPEVSRHLGALKKAGLATTRRRGRYVLHSLDLTVVARLGSDFLEGVLR
- a CDS encoding threonine aldolase family protein; this translates as MGATDEQKQRHRRLAAWRASGKVLARASADHTLAERLTALAADAGTVHDLDEWTDVYGDGVVAEVERRTADLLGMEAAAFFPTGTMAQQVALRCWAARTGSPVVALHPLSHPEVHERGALTSVSGLRTVHPVTGPRQMTAEDVRGFPEPFGTLMLELPLRDAGFVLPAWEELEAVVAAARERDAVVHLDGARLWECTEHFGRGLQDVAALADSVYLSFYKSLDGLSGAVLAGSESLVDEARTWRHRYGGQLFQQHPAALSALLGLERELPRLPSYVAHAKVVAGALADGFAESAVPWSRVHPRPPHTHQFQVWLPYAPDVLDEASVRQAEETGTTLFRRWFPAPAGPPGLSFTEVTVAAPGLEWTAGDVREAVADFAVRLRETAAAQAQDGPVPGDVGSQGLSGDL
- a CDS encoding response regulator transcription factor is translated as MTIRVMLVDDQVLLRTGFRMVLAAQPDMEVVAEAGDGAEAIEVLRSTAVDVVLMDVRMPRLDGVEATRRICAAEDPPKVLILTTFDLDEYAFSGLKAGAGGFMLKDVPPAELLSAIRSVHSGDAVVAPSTTRRLLDRFSPMLPSSTKEPQHKAVEKLTGREREVMLLVAQGLSNGEIAGRLVLSEATVKTHVGRILTKLALRDRVQVVVLAYETGLVRAGGTG
- a CDS encoding Rossmann-like and DUF2520 domain-containing protein, with the protein product MNASDSKESLDARDRPARLTVGVVGAGRVGPALAASLQLAGHRPVAVSGVSDASVRRAGALLPDVPLVTPAEVLARAELVLLTVPDDALPGLVEGLAETGAVRPGQLIVHTSGRYGTRVLDPALRAGALPLALHPAMTFTGSPVDVQRLAGCSFGVTAPEELRLAAEALVIEMGGEPEWIAEESRALYHAALALGANHLVTLVAQSMELLHKAGVGAPDRMLGPLLGAALDNALRSGDAALTGPVARGDAGTVSAHVSELRTHAPQAVAGYLAMARATADRALDHGLLKPESAEDLLVVLSDSANAAYGKNGTQGPDASGPGEKR